From Chlamydiifrater volucris, one genomic window encodes:
- the rpsA gene encoding 30S ribosomal protein S1, with the protein MPKQSEYTWGSSKILDDVDFLSSDMQEFESLLYSNHGIKHEDNEPEEKILPGAILRGVVVDINKDFVVVDVGLKSEGVVPMAEFVDSSEGLALGAEVEVYLDQAEDDEGKVVLSREKATRQRQWEYILTHCEEGSIVKGQIVRKVKGGLMVDIGMEAFLPGSQIDNKKIKNLDDYVGKVCEFKILKINVERRNVVVSRRELLEAERISKKAELIEKIVVGERRKGIVKNITDFGVFLDLDGIDGLLHITDMTWKRIKHPSEMVELNQELEVVILSVDKEKGRVALGLKQKEHNPWEDIEKRYPPGKRVTGKIVKLLPYGAFIEIEDGIEGLIHVSEMSWVKNVIDPSEVVNKGDEVEAVVLSIQKDEGKISLGLKQTEHNPWDNIEAKYPIGLQVQAEIKNLTNYGAFVELEPGIEGLIHISDMSWIRKVSHPSELFKKGSKVEAVILSVDKESKKITLGVKQLSSNPWDEIEEIIPPGSVVTGVVTKITAFGAFVELQNGIEGLIHVSELSDQAFSKVEDVVSVGDSVTARVLKLDPEHKKVSLSIKEQSNKSSSAFDKDNIVIENLSDSDSDQIIDDEEELSSAKKGRKKKTK; encoded by the coding sequence ATGCCAAAACAATCCGAATATACCTGGGGGTCCAGTAAAATTCTTGACGACGTCGATTTCCTTTCGAGCGATATGCAGGAGTTTGAAAGTCTCCTTTACTCAAATCACGGTATTAAACACGAAGATAACGAGCCTGAAGAGAAGATTTTGCCTGGAGCTATCTTGAGGGGCGTCGTTGTTGATATCAACAAGGACTTCGTTGTTGTTGATGTTGGGTTAAAATCTGAAGGCGTGGTTCCTATGGCGGAATTTGTGGACTCCTCCGAAGGGCTTGCCTTAGGTGCTGAAGTCGAGGTCTATCTGGATCAAGCTGAAGATGATGAGGGGAAAGTAGTTCTTTCTAGAGAGAAGGCCACACGTCAACGCCAGTGGGAGTATATCCTAACTCACTGTGAGGAAGGTTCTATCGTTAAGGGGCAGATCGTCCGTAAAGTTAAGGGCGGATTGATGGTTGATATTGGAATGGAAGCGTTCCTACCCGGCTCTCAGATAGATAACAAAAAAATTAAGAATCTTGATGACTATGTTGGCAAGGTTTGTGAATTTAAGATTTTAAAAATTAACGTTGAACGAAGAAATGTTGTTGTTTCTAGAAGGGAACTTCTTGAGGCAGAGAGAATTTCTAAGAAAGCGGAGCTGATTGAGAAAATTGTTGTCGGCGAAAGGCGTAAGGGAATTGTCAAAAATATTACTGATTTTGGTGTTTTCTTAGACTTAGACGGTATTGATGGACTACTTCATATTACAGACATGACTTGGAAAAGAATCAAGCATCCCTCTGAAATGGTGGAGTTAAATCAAGAGCTCGAAGTTGTGATTCTTAGTGTTGACAAAGAAAAAGGTCGAGTAGCTCTTGGTTTGAAGCAGAAAGAGCATAACCCTTGGGAAGATATTGAAAAGAGGTATCCTCCAGGGAAGCGTGTGACAGGAAAAATTGTGAAGCTTCTCCCCTACGGAGCCTTCATAGAGATAGAAGATGGAATTGAGGGGTTGATTCACGTTTCTGAGATGTCTTGGGTGAAAAATGTAATAGATCCTAGTGAGGTTGTAAATAAAGGTGATGAAGTTGAAGCTGTAGTTCTTTCTATTCAGAAGGATGAAGGGAAGATTTCTCTCGGTTTGAAGCAAACTGAGCATAACCCATGGGATAATATAGAGGCAAAGTACCCTATTGGATTGCAAGTCCAAGCTGAAATCAAGAATTTGACGAACTATGGGGCGTTTGTTGAGTTGGAGCCTGGTATTGAGGGGTTGATTCATATCTCTGATATGAGTTGGATAAGAAAAGTTTCCCATCCCTCAGAGCTCTTTAAAAAGGGAAGTAAAGTAGAGGCTGTGATACTTTCCGTAGATAAGGAAAGTAAAAAGATTACTCTGGGAGTGAAGCAGTTGAGTTCTAATCCTTGGGATGAGATAGAAGAAATTATTCCTCCAGGTTCCGTAGTGACGGGAGTTGTAACTAAAATTACAGCTTTTGGAGCGTTTGTTGAACTGCAAAATGGGATTGAAGGGCTAATTCACGTCTCTGAGCTTTCTGATCAAGCCTTTTCCAAGGTGGAGGATGTTGTCTCTGTAGGAGATTCCGTTACCGCTAGGGTTCTGAAATTAGATCCTGAACATAAGAAAGTTTCTTTGTCTATTAAAGAGCAATCCAACAAGAGTAGCTCTGCTTTCGATAAGGATAACATCGTTATAGAGAATCTTTCCGATAGCGATTCGGATCAAATCATAGATGACGAGGAGGAGCTTTCTTCTGCGAAAAAAGGTAGAAAAAAGAAAACTAAGTAG